In Synechococcus sp. CB0101, a genomic segment contains:
- a CDS encoding pyridoxine 5'-phosphate synthase: MASLGVNIDHIANVRQARRTVEPDPVSYALLAELGGADGITVHLREDRRHIHDRDVELLRQVVRSRLNLEMAATPEMEAIALRIKPDMVTLVPEKREEVTTEGGLDVAGQLEPLQGLVGRLQEAGIGVSLFVDAEPTQLEACRAAGARWVELHTGTYAEADWQQQPLELARLTEGSFIARSLGLRVNAGHGLTYQNVEPVAAIEGMEELNIGHTIVARALAVGLEEAVRQMKALVQNPRGEPLFGSTSS; encoded by the coding sequence ATGGCCAGCCTTGGCGTGAACATCGATCACATCGCCAACGTGCGCCAGGCCCGCCGCACCGTGGAGCCCGATCCGGTGAGCTACGCCCTGCTGGCGGAACTGGGCGGTGCCGATGGCATCACCGTGCACCTGCGCGAAGACCGCCGCCACATTCACGACCGCGATGTGGAGCTGCTGCGCCAGGTGGTGCGCAGCCGCCTCAACCTGGAGATGGCCGCCACGCCTGAGATGGAGGCGATTGCCCTGCGCATCAAGCCCGACATGGTGACCCTTGTGCCCGAAAAGCGCGAAGAGGTCACCACCGAAGGCGGTCTGGATGTCGCCGGCCAGCTGGAACCGCTTCAGGGCCTGGTGGGGCGCCTGCAGGAGGCCGGCATCGGCGTGAGTTTGTTTGTGGATGCCGAGCCCACGCAGCTCGAGGCCTGCCGCGCCGCGGGCGCCCGTTGGGTGGAGCTGCACACGGGCACCTACGCCGAAGCCGATTGGCAGCAGCAACCCCTCGAGCTGGCCCGCCTCACCGAAGGCAGCTTCATCGCCCGCAGCCTGGGGCTGCGCGTGAACGCTGGCCATGGCCTCACGTATCAAAACGTGGAGCCTGTGGCGGCGATCGAGGGGATGGAGGAGCTCAACATCGGCCACACGATCGTGGCCCGCGCCCTGGCGGTGGGCCTGGAGGAGGCGGTGCGGCAGATGAAGGCTTTAGTTCAGAATCCCCGCGGGGAACCCCTGTTCGGCAGCACCAGTTCATGA
- a CDS encoding MgPME-cyclase complex family protein — protein sequence MTQYHFVAASETFLTVEEPLDEVLRERVRNYGEQGKEIDFWLVKRPAFLQAPELKAIADQVPQPAAAVVSTDAKFIEFMKLRLEFVAKGSFEAPSTSIPDALASAA from the coding sequence ATGACCCAGTACCACTTCGTGGCCGCCAGCGAGACCTTCCTCACCGTGGAGGAGCCCCTCGATGAGGTGCTGCGCGAGCGGGTGCGCAACTACGGCGAACAGGGCAAGGAGATCGACTTCTGGCTGGTGAAGCGCCCCGCCTTCCTGCAGGCACCGGAGCTCAAAGCCATCGCGGATCAGGTGCCCCAGCCCGCTGCGGCCGTGGTGTCCACCGACGCGAAGTTCATCGAATTCATGAAGCTGCGCCTGGAGTTCGTGGCCAAGGGCAGCTTCGAAGCCCCCAGCACCTCCATCCCCGACGCCCTGGCCAGCGCGGCCTGA
- a CDS encoding metallophosphoesterase encodes MTSPQRRPHHWVIGDVHGCADALEQLLLKLPAGDRLIFCGDAINRGPGIAASMERIWGLVESGRAVWLRGNHEQDLINGLQSVNWQAERRLAGCDTYRQLGDSRSRQWLERLQHLPLAYWGEGWVATHAGFDPSTWQPDLRVRLDFWQNYDGRFGDVVIGHTPGPHVRRLHHIVMVDTGACYGGDLSAYCPETQAVIAVPGLRAEQASPMPGFRGRSPEPAAALG; translated from the coding sequence ATGACGTCCCCCCAGCGCCGCCCCCATCACTGGGTGATCGGTGACGTTCATGGCTGCGCCGACGCGCTGGAGCAGCTGCTCCTGAAGCTTCCGGCAGGCGATCGGCTGATCTTCTGCGGCGATGCGATCAACCGCGGCCCGGGCATCGCGGCGAGCATGGAGCGCATCTGGGGCCTGGTGGAATCGGGCCGGGCGGTGTGGCTGCGGGGCAACCACGAACAAGACCTGATCAACGGGCTGCAAAGCGTGAACTGGCAAGCCGAGCGGCGCCTCGCTGGCTGCGACACCTACCGCCAGCTCGGCGACAGCCGCTCCCGCCAGTGGCTCGAGCGCTTGCAACATCTGCCCCTGGCCTACTGGGGCGAGGGCTGGGTGGCCACCCACGCCGGCTTCGACCCCAGCACCTGGCAGCCCGATCTGCGGGTGCGCCTCGATTTCTGGCAGAACTACGACGGCCGCTTCGGCGATGTGGTGATCGGCCACACCCCTGGCCCCCACGTGCGCCGGCTTCACCACATCGTGATGGTGGACACGGGCGCCTGCTACGGCGGCGACCTCAGCGCTTACTGCCCCGAAACCCAGGCTGTGATTGCCGTTCCCGGCCTGCGGGCCGAACAGGCAAGCCCCATGCCCGGCTTCCGCGGCCGTTCACCCGAGCCGGCAGCCGCCCTGGGCTGA